One segment of Rosa chinensis cultivar Old Blush chromosome 6, RchiOBHm-V2, whole genome shotgun sequence DNA contains the following:
- the LOC112170349 gene encoding uncharacterized protein LOC112170349 — MACQEVQSWSFGGLTVAFLDLLLAYFLLCISAFVFFVSKLLKVFWVYLPCPCNGVFGYRNRDLCLHKLLNEWPVAKIYAVQKLVKSRFPFDIRFKDQTCNLSQKLIRDVNGGNGVLELEGESCCSPFSSPRLQSLVDKESGYDAKGKRIVILKKRTGIRRSRRDSSKSPRIFPFPLDERGTGEISGESSIAVAARHDEPQASGDDRGEGICGLSKLSESAAESKGLDASYGEEKFPIFENESDTIRMLEGALEKEKAACAALYLELEKERSAAATAADEAMAMISRLQKDKASTEMEVRQYQRMIEEKFVYDEEEMDVLKEILLRREKENHYLEKEVEAYRQMNSLGNEQCNGDSNDKLREWGQTALSSNIDSQLMMPWTNETKSNHMELGYIADSTSQFDASFVKKQIHSNGHDVVEKSVLSGWEGKQYADNAMCPGMTTEAVQAKIGIEKSFYSDGGELQQGGDLESHYHSPLLDTEPAVHDIHVIDGKTEIVRGESRPSIYAALDGFQDPRCGASGVCSSLEPLLSMGKGKTPP; from the exons ATGGCTTGTCAGGAAGTTCAATCATGGAGCTTTGGTGGTCTTACAGTAGCATTTCTTGACCTTTTACTTGCTTATTTCCTGCTATGCATATCAGCTTTTGTGTTTTTCGTATCGAAGTTGTTGAAGGTTTTCTGGGTGTATTTGCCTTGTCCTTGTAATGGGGTTTTCGGGTATAGAAATCGTGATCTTTGCTTGCATAAGTTGCTTAATGAGTGGCCTGTTGCCAAGATTTATGCTGTTCAGAAGTTGGTGAAGAGTAGGTTCCCTTTTGATATTCGGTTTAAGGATCAAACATGCAACTTGAGTCAGAAGTTGATTAGGGATGTGAATGGAGGGAATGGTGTTCTTGAATTGGAAGGTGAGTCATGTTGTAGTCCGTTTTCGAGCCCGAGATTGCAAAGTCTGGTTGATAAGGAAAGTGGGTATGATGCTAAGGGGAAGAGAATTGTGATTCTGAAGAAAAGGACTGGAATTCGGCGTTCTAGGAGGGATAGTTCAAAATCTCCTCGTATATTCCCCTTTCCTCTTGATGAAAGAGGTACAGGAGAGATATCTGGTGAAAGCTCAATTGCTGTAGCTGCAAGACACGATGAGCCTCAAG CATCCGGAGATGATAGAGGGGAAGGAATATGTGGACTTTCTAAGTTGAGTGAATCAGCTGCTGAGAGTAAAGGTCTGGATGCAAGTTACGGTGAagaaaagtttcccatttttgaAAATGAAAGTGATACAATCAGGATGTTGGAAGGAGCACTTGAAAAAGAGAAAGCTGCTTGTGCTGCTCTCTATTTAGAGCTGGAGAAAGAGCGATCTGCTGCTGCAACTGCTGCTGATGAAGCAATGGCCATGATAAGTCGTCTGCAGAAGGATAAAGCATCGACAGAAATGGAAGTGAGACAGTACCAAAGGATGATTGAAGAGAAATTTGTTTATGATGAAGAAGAGATGGATGTTCTGAAAGAGATACTTCTTAGGAGGGAGAAGGAGAATCATTATTTGGAGAAGGAAGTTGAAGCATATAGACAGATGAATTCTTTAGGAAATGAACAGTGTAATGGTGATTCAAATGATAAGCTGCGTGAATGGGGACAAACTGCACTTTCTTCGAATATAGATTCACAACTGATGATGCCGTGGACTAATGAAACTAAATCTAATCATATGGAACTGGGATATATTGCAGACAGTACCTCTCAGTTTGACGCTTCATTTGTCAAAAAACAAATCCATTCCAATGGACATGATGTTGTTGAGAAAAGTGTCCTTTCAGGATGGGAAGGAAAACAATACGCAGATAATGCAATGTGCCCAGGAATGACTACTGAAGCAGTCCAAGCTAAGATAGGGATTGAGAAAAGTTTCTATAGTGATGGAGGAGAGCTGCAGCAAGGTGGGGATCTTGAAAGCCATTATCATAGTCCATTGCTTGATACAGAGCCAGCTGTTCATGACATTCATGTCATAGATGGTAAAACTGAAATAGTAAGAGGAGAAAGTAGGCCATCAATTTATGCTGCTTTGGATGGATTCCAAGATCCGAGATGTGGGGCTTCTGGAGTCTGTAGCAGCTTGGAACCTCTGCTGAGCATGGGGAAAGGCAAAACGCCTCCTTAA
- the LOC112172111 gene encoding uncharacterized protein LOC112172111, with protein MSLIADFAPGSCLFPHTPKPKSSNRLLIRHSSCFNVKHRLLVNGKQCGLVSQLFRPQTFRIRSFSKEEDTENESDEAAMSNDILNGQDGIDDELLGNVKVTQTTTESSFLAKIAIALGIAATITLISISTKGPTLGSSNGLQFLPESSSSSAMAAAPVGFTFKAFGYSIVLPEYAPGWTYFWLLMAAGFGLFISEEALNIWVGISLARRLSLDGTWQSFAESFSRNAPYIVSTTLWVYWGVCINDLIHFYMGKLFRQSRASDDIFSKLGIGKEKALSITRAVQRYGNLIGFVERFSLGMRNPTAFLAGTLGISPECFFAGVCLGGLITLPIQFGIGFFLRERPVFAIATATTVVGIWTIFPYAVAALTALFLYLRQRYSTLSE; from the exons ATGTCTCTAATAGCGGATTTTGCACCTGGGTCTTGTCTATTCCCACACACCCCAAAACCCAAATCTTCAAACCGACTACTTATTAGGCATTCAAGCTGTTTCAATGTCAAACACAGATTGCTGGTGAATGGGAAACAGTGTGGGCTAGTTTCCCAGCTCTTCAGACCCCAAACGTTCAG GATTAGAAGCTTTTCAAAGGAGGAGGATACAGAAAATGAAAGTGATGAGGCTGCAATGTCTAATGACATTCTGAATGGGCAAGATGGGATTGATGATGAGCTGCTTGGAAATGTTAAAGTTACTCAAACTACTACAGAAAGTTCATTTCTGGCTAAAATAGCAATTGCACTGGGAATAGCTGCAACAATCACATTGATATCTATTAGCACCAAGGGTCCCACTCTTGGATCATCGAATGGGCTTCAGTTCTTGCCAGAAAGCTCATCCTCTTCAGCAATGGCGGCGGCCCCAGTTGGTTTCACTTTCAAAGCTTTTGGCTACAGCATTGTTCTTCCAGAATATGCACCAGG GTGGACCTACTTTTGGTTGCTTATGGCTGCAGGGTTTGGGCTTTTCATCAGTGAAGAGGCTCTAAATATATGG GTTGGCATATCTTTGGCCCGGAGGCTATCTTTGGATGGGACCTGGCAGTCATTTGCTGAATCTTTCTCGAGAAATGCTCCATACATTGTATCTACAACTCTTTGGGTGTATTG GGGAGTATGCATTAATGATCTAATACATTTTTATATGGGGAAGCTTTTTAGACAATCCAGGGCTTCTGATGATATTTTTTCAAAG TTAGGGATTGGCAAAGAGAAAGCTTTAAGCATAACCCGTGCAGTGCAAAGATATGGCAACCTCATTGGTTTTG TTGAACGCTTTTCCCTTGGAATGAGAAATCCAACAGCTTTTCTAGCCGGGACCTTA GGTATATCTCCAGAGTGTTTCTTTGCTGGAGTTTGTTTGGGTGGCTTGATCACCCTTCCGATCCAG TTCGGGATAGGATTCTTCTTGAGGGAGCGCCCTGTCTTTGCCATAGCTACTGCTACAACAGTTGTG GGCATTTGGACTATTTTCCCTTATGCAGTGGCTGCATTAACAGCATTGTTCCTTTACCTTCGACAACGTTACTCAACATTGTCAGAATAG
- the LOC112172110 gene encoding probable LRR receptor-like serine/threonine-protein kinase At5g48740, whose amino-acid sequence MDLLCFWVGFFLFLGFWVVAFSDQDGFLSLTCGGTTNYTDSSNISWIPDNEFIATGKTTTISYIEGTSSFSVPVRFFPILQSHNCYRLPVSNVSFLVLVRAQFVYKDYDGLGKPPSFSVSLGTAIVSTIDLRKTDPWIEEFLWPVDKDTVSFCLHNIPDSGVPVITSIEVRPLPQGAYTSGMEDFPHKSLRKSYRIDCGNTNGSLRYPLDPYDRIWDADQSFAPFHVSTGFKTQLITFNFLGLKESLPADILQTARVLARRDALTYNLSLDTLADYYIVLYFAGILPVFPSFDILINGDVAQSDYTVRSSEVSALYFTQRGINSLNITLKSISFYPQINAIEVYEILDIPEEASSTTVSALQVIQQSIGLDLGWQGDPCSPTKWDQVECEGNIVTSLKLSDINLRSISPAIGDLLDLKTLDLHNTSLTGELQNLGSLTRLEKLNLSFNQLTSFGTELDSLVSLQILDLQNNTLQGMVPDSLGELEDLHLLNVENNKLQGVLPQSLNTESLEIRASGNLCLSFSTMTCNDFSGSDNSSIEAPQVTIFPGKKHTRHSNIAVILGAIGGALLALLILATISVMLYVKKRRTDVTSMERAMLDMRNWNSAKVFSHKEIKAATNNFKQLLGRGSFGSVYLGKLPNGRMVAVKVRFDKSQLGADSFVNEVHLLSRIRHQNLVCLEGFCHESKQQILVYEYLHCGSLADHLYGPKSKKVSLSWVRRLKIAVDAAKGLDYLHNGNEPRIIHRDIKCSNILLDKQMNAKVCDFGLSKQVTQADATHVTTVVKGTAGYLDPEYYSTQQLTEKSDVYSFGVVLLELICGREPLSHSGTPDSFNLVLWAKPYLQAGAYEIVDESLEGTFDVESMRKAALVAVRSVERDASKRPTIAEVLSELKEAYIIQLSYLQSRDI is encoded by the exons ATGGACCTTCTGTGTTTTTGGGTTGGCTTCTTTCTGTTCCTTGGATTTTGGGTAGTTGCTTTCTCTGATCAAGATG GTTTCTTGAGCTTAACTTGTGGTGGAACTACGAATTACACCGATTCCTCCAATATCTCATGGATTCCAGACAATGAATTCATAGCCACTGGAAAGACCACTACCATCAGTTACATTGAGGGGACCTCCTCATTTAGTGTCCCGGTTCGGTTTTTCCCAATTCTCCAATCTCACAACTGTTATAGGCTACCAGTGAGTAATGTGTCATTTTTGGTTCTTGTTAGAGCTCAATTTGTGTACAAAGACTATGATGGACTTGGGAAACCCCCATCATTCTCTGTATCTCTTGGCACAGCCATTGTTAGTACTATAGATCTCAGAAAAACCGATCCTTGGATAGAAGAGTTTTTATGGCCAGTTGATAAGGACACAGTCTCTTTTTGTTTGCATAATATACCAGATAGTGGGGTTCCTGTAATTACTTCAATTGAAGTTAGGCCACTTCCCCAAGGAGCTTACACAAGTGGCATGGAAGACTTCCCACATAAGTCACTAAGGAAAAGTTATCGAATAGATTGTGGCAACACAAATGGATCCTTGAG GTATCCGTTGGATCCATATGATCGTATATGGGATGCTGATCAAAGCTTTGCACCATTTCATGTATCAACTGGTTTTAAGACTCAACTTATTACCTTCAATTTTTTGGGGTTAAAGGAGAGTCTCCCAGCTGATATCCTTCAAACTGCAAGAGTTTTGGCACGGAGGGATGCCTTGACATATAACTTATCTCTTGACACCTTGGCAGACTACTACATTGTCCTCTACTTTGCTGGGATTCTGCCTGTGTTTCCTTCATTCGACATCTTGATTAATGGTGATGTTGCACAATCGGATTATACTGTAAGAAGCTCAGAAGTTAGTGCACTATACTTCACGCAGAGAGGAATAAACAGCTTGAACATCACACTTAAGAGCATCAGCTTCTATCCTCAAATCAATGCAATTGAGGTGTATGAAATTCTTGATATTCCAGAAGAAGCCTCCTCCACCACAG TTTCAGCCCTTCAGGTTATCCAACAGTCAATTGGTTTAGATTTGGGATGGCAAGGTGACCCTTGCTCTCCGACAAAATGGGATCAAGTTGAATGTGAAGGAAACATAGTTACCTCATT GAAGCTTTCAGACATCAACTTGAGGTCAATTAGTCCAGCCATTGGTGACTTGCTGGATCTTAAAACACT GGATTTGCATAACACATCGCTTACCGGTGAACTACAGAATCTGGGTAGCTTGACACGTCTTGAGAAACT GAATCTGAGCTTCAATCAGTTAACTTCCTTTGGAACTGAGTTGGACAGCTTGGTTAGCCTTCAAATTCT GGACTTGCAAAACAATACTTTACAGGGAATGGTTCCGGATAGCTTGGGAGAGTTGGAGGATCTTCACTTGTT GAATGTAGAAAATAACAAACTGCAAGGTGTTCTTCCCCAGTCTTTGAACACAGAAAGCTTGGAAATTAG AGCATCCGGAAATCTGTGCCTATCTTTCTCAACAATGACATGCAATGATTTCTCAGGCTCAGACAACTCTTCTATTGAGGCACCACAAGTTACTATCTTTCCCGGAAAGAAACACACGAGGCACAGTAATATAGCAGTTATACTTGGTGCTATTGGAGGAGCCTTACTCGCCCTGCTGATACTTGCCACCATTTCTGTAATGTTGTatgtgaagaaaagaagaactgATGTCACATCAATGGAGA GGGCAATGTTAGATATGCGTAACTGGAATTCAGCAAAGGTTTTTAGCCACAAAGAAATTAAAGCAGCCACCAACAATTTCAAGCAACTTTTAGGCCGTGGAAGTTTTGGTTCAGTTTACCTTGGAAAACTTCCCAATGGAAGAATGGTGGCTGTGAAAGTGCGATTTGATAAAAGCCAACTTGGGGCTGATTCCTTTGTCAATGAG GTGCATCTCTTGTCTCGAATTCGCCATCAAAATCTTGTATGCTTGGAAGGATTCTGTCATGAATCAAAGCAGCAAATACTTGTTTACGAGTATCTTCATTGTGGTTCGTTGGCTGACCACCTTTATG GTCCAAAGAGTAAAAAAGTTTCACTGAGCTGGGTTCGCCGACTGAAAATTGCTGTTGATGCTGCAAAAG GATTGGACTATCTACACAATGGAAATGAACCACGAATCATACACCGTGATATAAAATGCAGCAACATACTTTTGGACAAGCAGATGAATGCTAAGGTTTGTGATTTTGGCCTCTCTAAGCAAGTAACGCAGGCAGATGCAACCCACGTGACCACTGTTGTCAAGGGAACTGCTGGCTATCTTGATCCTGA ATATTACTCAACACAACAGCTTACTGAGAAAAGTGATGTCTATAGCTTCGGAGTTGTTCTTCTGGAGCTCATTTGTGGAAGAGAACCATTAAGTCACTCAGGCACTCCAGACTCCTTTAATTTGGTGTTATGG GCCAAGCCTTATTTACAAGCAGGTGCTTACGAAATAGTGGATGAGAGCCTAGAGGGAACATTTGATGTTGAAAGCATGAGAAAGGCAGCCCTGGTTGCTGTAAGGTCCGTCGAAAGAGATGCATCAAAAAGACCAACCATAGCAGAGGTTTTGTCTGAGCTGAAAGAAGCCTATATCATTCAGCTATCATATCTCCAATCTCGCGACATATAA